The Epinephelus lanceolatus isolate andai-2023 chromosome 8, ASM4190304v1, whole genome shotgun sequence genome includes a window with the following:
- the LOC117258930 gene encoding uncharacterized protein LOC117258930 — MLAKMETMAYVTEIRLSGGRGAWSGVVPSSCPEVDLEVIEEYLQEHSLEVQPAHAPTSPPTTVGQQTHFHQSTRIIENSWSGQHAYQWHSGPHTPNEDYEEQALPPAWPSSHDNQWDHIASYSYETPAYIDSDSLSSSSQYQEYQDSPSPLSDRGGRKDRDSLPLAPLSGKRKERLFQFLFEMLQTPSMRSCIWWVQSSSGTFQFSSQNKERLAQLWGRRKGNRKTMTYQKMARALRNYNRTGEIQKVKRKLTYRFDEKTLRGLQGDSNTA; from the exons ATGCTGGCAAAAATGGAGACG ATGGCTTATGTGACCGAGATCAGGCTGAGCGGAGGTCGCGGGGCCTGGAGCGGAGTGGTTCCCTCCTCCTGCCCTGAGGTGGACCTGGAGGTCATCGAGGAGTACCTGCAGGAGCACTCGCTGGAGGTCCAGCCTGCGCACGCACCCACATCACCTCCGACCACTGTGGGGCAACAAACACACTTCCACCAGAGCACCAGGATCATAG AGAACAGCTGGTCAGGTCAGCATGCGTATCAGTGGCACAGTGGCCCTCACACTCCCAACGAGGACTATGAAGAGCAAGCCCTGCCTCCAGCCTGGCCTAGTTCCCATGACAACCAATGG GACCACATTGCTTCGTATTCCTACGAGACGCCTGCATACATTGACTCAGACTCGCTGTCCAGTAGCTCCCAGTACCAAGAGTACCAGGACTCCCCGTCACCATTGTCTGACAGAGGAGGCAGGAAGGACAGAGACTCCCTGCCTCTTGCCCCACTTTCAG GAAAGAGGAAGGAGCGATTGTTCCAGTTCCTTTTCGAGATGCTCCAGACTCCATCGATGCGGAGCTGCATCTGGTGGGTGCAGTCCTCCTCTGGCACGTTCCAGTTCTCCTCCCAGAACAAGGAGCGCCTGGCGCAGCTGTGGGGCCGGCGCAAGGGCAATCGCAAGACCATGACCTACCAGAAGATGGCACGGGCGCTGAGGAACTACAACCGCACCGGCGAGATACAGAAGGTGAAGCGGAAGCTCACGTATCGTTTCGATGAGAAGACGCTGAGAGGCCTACAAGGAGACTCTAATACAGCGTAG
- the LOC117257914 gene encoding adenosine receptor A1, whose product MAEWSWVAYTVLEVIIAVACCLGNVLVVCAVCVGIRDSLREPTFCFLVSLAVADLLVGVAAVPLAVLLDGWVSVTPDLCLLLSCVVLVLTQASVLSLLAIAVDRYLRLHTPLRYKALATQRRTWMAVSICWILSCLLGFTPLFGWRNYSSLPSDSTNTSSSSSSISPPCTFLSVISLPFMVYFNFLGCVMAPLLVMTLLYTRIFWSLQGRLKDSCPQAKASLLREKRLALSLALVLILFAGCWIPLHLMNCLLLFQGPQAVTQGTLYTGILLSHANSAVNPVVYACRIPKIQQAYSQIWRRFLVRLNCCHGDEQLRRSITGSRANRTETCGSGGKTTPLEKTRGSFSVQYV is encoded by the exons ATGGCTGAGTGGAGCTGGGTGGCGTACACAGTACTAGAAGTAATTATTGCTGTGGCGTGCTGCCTTGGTAATGTGCTGGTGGTGTGTGCGGTGTGTGTTGGTATCCGGGATTCTCTCCGGGAGCCCACTTTCTGCTTCCTTGTTTCCCTGGCAGTGGCTGACCTCCTAGTGGGTGTGGCCGCTGTGCCCCTGGCTGTACTGTTGGATGGCTGGGTGAGTGTGACCCCTGACCTGTGCCTACTTCTAAGCTGCGTTGTGCTTGTGCTGACTCAGGCCTCTGTGCTGTCACTGCTTGCCATCGCCGTGGATCGATACCTGCGGTTACACACGCCACTCAG ATACAAAGCCCTTGCTACACAGAGGCGTACATGGATGGCTGTGTCTATCTGCTGGATACTCTCATGTCTGCTGGGGTTCACCCCTCTGTTTGGTTGGCGCAACTACTCCTCTCTACCATCTGACTCCACCaatacatcctcctcctcctcctccatctctccaccATGCACCTTCCTCTCAGTGATCTCCCTCCCCTTCATGGTCTACTTCAACTTCCTGGGATGTGTCATGGCACCCCTGCTGGTCATGACCCTGCTCTACACTAGAATCTTCTGGAGCCTGCAGGGTCGTCTCAAGGACAGCTGTCCCCAAGCCAAGGCCTCTCTGCTCAGGGAAAAGAGGCTGGCCCTCTCCCTGGCTCTGGTTCTCATTTTGTTTGCCGGCTGCTGGATTCCTCTGCACCTGATGaactgtctgctgctgtttcaggGTCCTCAGGCTGTCACACAGGGGACACTCTATACAG GTATTCTCCTGTCTCACGCCAACTCAGCAGTCAACCCCGTGGTCTACGCTTGTCGCATCCCAAAGATCCAACAAGCCTACAGTCAAATATGGAGGCGCTTCCTCGTGAGGCTGAACTGTTGCCATGGGGACGAGCAACTTCGCCGATCAATAACAGGCAGCCGAGCCAATCGCACAGAGACATGTGGATCGGGAGGGAAGACCACACCCCTAGAAAAGACCAGAGGGTCATTTTCAGTCCAGTATGTTTGA